In Raphanus sativus cultivar WK10039 chromosome 5, ASM80110v3, whole genome shotgun sequence, the following proteins share a genomic window:
- the LOC108859383 gene encoding ABC transporter A family member 8 — MMADSSPASIFTQADALLRKNLVFQKRNIWSNVRLVTIPFFLCLLLVVIQMLFDSQFSADHGQCGCLNENTCGLRYSTSDQAAFCAIPSPSQWTPLLQIPSPQYRAATSPYLSHSSPVTFLFTGNNQSLGENLMQNMYSNSPEFDGDLANYVLGSSSLTAYTNYMDSSFISDIPIYNIKHQCSPNSSFSILIHQPPLSFPKEINCVRGLNLWRNSSSDVNKELFKGYRKGNQEEKINEYPAAFDYQNTNRNRLNVNVWYNSTYKNNTVIRPMALIRVPRLVNLASNAYLEFLKGSQTKILFEYIKEMPKPETKLALDITSLIGPLFFTWVILLLFPVILTTLVYEKQQRLRIMMKMHGLGDAPYWIVSYTYFVLVSILYMLCFAIFGSAIGLNFFRLNDYSIQLVFFLISINLQISVAFLASAMFSDVKTATVIAYIYVFGTGLLGIFLFQFFLEDPHFPRGWIIAMELYPGFSLYRGLYELSQSAFAADYRGVHGMRWRDFGDGMKEVTWIMLIEWLLLLVSAFYIDQITYSSKHPFFFFFMQSPSKKKKQQQHYSSSNKQVSKPDVCQEREKVEQYLLESTGNCAVLCNNLKKVYSGKDGNPKKLAVRGLSLALPQGECFGMLGPNGAGKTSFINMMTGIIKPTSGTAFVQGLDILTDMDRIYTTIGVCPQHDLLWDKLSGREHLLFYGRLKNLKGSVLTQAVEESLRSVNLFHGGNGDKEVRRYSGGMKRRLSVAISLIGNPKVVYMDEPSTGLDPASRKSLWDVVKRAKRKGAIILTTHSMEEAEVLCDRLGIFVNGSLQCIGNPKELKGRYGGSYVLTMTSSEEKEEEVEKLVRSISKNAKKIYRTSGTQKFELPKKETKIAEVFEAVEKAKKMFPVVAWGLADTTLEDVFVKVANI, encoded by the exons ATGATGGCGGATTCAAGTCCTGCAAGTATCTTTACTCAAGCCGATGCTTTACTTAGGAAGAATTTAGTTTTCcag AAACGTAACATATGGAGCAATGTACGTCTCGTCACGATCCCTTTCTTCCTCTGTCTACTTCTCGTTGTTATTCAGATGCTCTTTGACTCTCAATTCAGCGCGGACCATGGTCAATGTGGGTGCTTAAACGAGAATACTTGTGGCTTAAGGTATTCTACTTCAGATCAAGCAGCGTTTTGCGCCATTCCTAGCCCATCTCAATGGACTCCATTACTTCAAATCCCGTCTCCTCAATACCGAGCCGCGACTTCTCCATACCTGAGCCATTCTTCACCTGTCACCTTTCTCTTTACCGGGAATAACCAGTCGCTTGGAGAAA ATCTGATGCAGAATATGTATAGTAATTCACCTGAGTTTGATGGAGATTTAGCTAATTATGTATTG GGGTCATCATCTTTGACAGCATACACCAATTATATGGACTCTTCTTTCATCTCAGATATCCCCATCTACAATATCAAACATCAATGCTCACCAAACTCTTCTTTCTCAATCTTAATACACCAACCACCTCTTTCTTTCCCCAAAG AGATAAACTGTGTCAGAGGACTAAACTTGTGGCGGAATAGTTCTTCTGATGTGAACAAAGAGCTTTTCAAAGGTTATCGAAAAGGAAATCAAGAAGAGAAGATCAACGAGTATCCTGCAG CTTTTGATTATCAGAACACAAATAGGAACAGACTCAACGTTAATGTTTGGTACAACTCTACCTACAAGAACAATACAGTGATTCGCCCTATGGCTCTGATTCGAGTCCCTCGCTTGGTCAACCTG GCATCTAATGCATATCTTGAGTTTCTAAAAGGTTCTCAGACAAAGATCCTGTTTGAGTATATCAAAGAAATGCCCAAACCAGAGACTAAACTGGCCCTAGACATCACCTCCCTAATCGGTCCGCTCTTCTTCACATGGGTGATACTGCTGTTATTCCCT GTGATCTTAACCACACTGGTCTATGAGAAACAACAGAGGTTAAGAATCATGATGAAGATGCATGGACTTGGTGATGCTCCTTACTGGATTGTTTCATACACCTATTTTGTTCTTGTCTCCATTCTATACATGTTGTGCTTCGCCATATTCGGTTCAGCCATTG GGCTAAACTTCTTCAGGCTCAATGACTATAGTATCCAGCTTGTGTTCTTTTTGATTAGCATAAATCTTCAAATATCAGTCGCTTTCTTAGCATCCGCAATGTTCTCAGATGTTAAAACTGCTACAG TTATAGCATACATATATGTCTTTGGAACTGGACTCCTAGGAATCTTTCTTTTTCAATTCTTCTTGGAAGATCCTCACTTCCCAA gaGGATGGATCATTGCAATGGAGTTATACCCTGGGTTTTCGTTGTACCGTGGGCTATATGAGTTATCACAGTCTGCGTTTGCGGCAGACTACCGTGGGGTTCACGGAATGAGATGGAGAGATTTTGGGGATGGAATGAAAGAAGTGACTTGGATCATGCTCATTGAGTGGCTTCTACTTCTTGTTTCAGCGTTTTACATTGATCAAATCACTTACTCTAGTAAACatccattcttcttcttcttcatgcaAAGTccttcaaagaagaagaaacaacaacaacactacTCTTCTTCTAACAAACAGGTTTCCAAACCAGATGTGTGTCAAGAG AGGGAGAAAGTGGAGCAGTATCTACTTGAATCAACTGGAAACTGCGCGGTTTTATGCAATAATCTGAAGAAGGTATACTCAGGTAAAGACGGGAACCCTAAGAAACTGGCGGTAAGAGGATTATCTCTTGCTTTACCTCAAGGAGAATGTTTTGGCATGCTTGGTCCTAATGGAGCTGGCAAAACCTCTTTCATCAACATG ATGACAGGAATCATTAAACCAACATCTGGCACAGCGTTCGTCCAAGGCCTTGACATTTTAACCGATATGGATAGGATATATACAACAATTGGAGTCTGTCCGCAACACGA TCTGTTGTGGGATAAATTGAGTGGAAGGGAGCATCTACTTTTCTATGGAAGGCTCAAGAATCTTAAAGGTTCTGTCTTAACACAA GCTGTTGAAGAGTCACTACGCAGTGTGAACCTTTTTCATGGAGGAAATGGAGACAAAGAGGTTAGAAGATACAGCGGAGGGATGAAGAGACGGCTAAGCGTTGCCATTTCTCTTATAGGAAACCCTAAA GTTGTTTACATGGATGAGCCAAGTACTGGGCTTGATCCAGCCTCGAGGAAAAGTTTATGGGACGTAGTGAAACGTGCTAAGCGGAAAGGAGCGATAATACTCACTA CACATTCAATGGAAGAAGCTGAAGTGTTATGTGATCGTCTTGGAATATTCGTCAATGGAAGTTTGCAATGCATAGGCAATCCTAAGGAG TTGAAGGGTAGATATGGAGGATCCTATGTATTGACAATGACAAGCTCAGaggaaaaagaggaagaagtggAGAAACTAGTGCGTAGCATCTCCAAGAACGCAAAGAAGATATATAGAACCTCGGGGACTCAAAAGTTCGAGCTGCCAAAGAAGGAGACAAAGATCGCTGAGGTGTTTGAGGCGGTGGAGAAGGCAAAGAAGATGTTCCCGGTGGTTGCTTGGGGACTTGCTGACACAACGCTTGAAGATGTGTTTGTAAAGGTTGCAAATATTTGA
- the LOC108859384 gene encoding microtubule-associated protein RP/EB family member 1A, giving the protein MATNIGIMDSAYFVGRNEILTWINDRLHLSLSRVEEAASGAVQCQMLDVTFPGVVPMHKVNFDAKNEYDMIQNYKVLQDVFNKLKITKPLEINRLVRGRPLDNLEFLQWLKRFCDSINGGIMNESYNPVERRSKGGKERSVKGSNKMPNNNHHPPPNPRQLKPAKSAQVQVLSKELADLKISFDLLERERDFYFSKLRDVELLCQTPQVEDLPIVVAVKKILYATDANESALEDAQEYLDQSLGVEAEDEGNGEQEEEEEEEEKTQS; this is encoded by the exons ATGGCGACGAACATCGGAATCATGGACAGTGCTTACTTTGTCGGAAGAAACGAGATTCTGACTTGGATCAACGACCGCCTTCATCTCAGTCTCTCTCGCGTGGAAGAG gcTGCATCTGGTGCTGTTCAATGTCAGATGCTTGATGTGACCTTTCCTGGAGTTGTGCCAATGCACAAG GTTAATTTTGATGCAAAGAACGAATATGATATGATACAAAACTACAAGGTCCTGCAAGATGTGTTCAATAAGCTGAAAATTACaaag CCATTGGAAATTAACAGGCTAGTCAGAGGCCGACCCCTGGATAACTTGGAGTTTCTACAGTGGCTGAAACGTTTCTGTGATTCCATTAATGGTGGCATTATGAATGA GAGCTATAATCCAGTGGAAAGAAGATCAAAAGGTGGTAAAGAGAGGAGTGTAAAGGGATCTAATAAGATGCCCAACAATAATCATCATCCTCCACCCAATCCAC GGCAGCTCAAGCCAGCAAAATCAGCTCAAGTACAGGTTTTGTCGAAGGAG CTTGCAGATCTCAAGATCTCTTTTGACCTCTTGGAAAGAGAAAGAGACTTTTACTTCTCCAAGCTCAGGGATGTAGAGTTACTTTGCCAAACTCCTCAAGTAGAGGATCTTCCT ATAGTGGTAGCAGTGAAGAAGATACTGTATGCAACAGATGCAAATGAATCTGCACTAGAAGACGCTCAGGAGTACTTAGACCAATCCTTAGGTGTGGAAGCTGAAGATGAAGGTAAcggagaacaagaagaagaagaagaagaagaagaaaagacacAATCCTAA